The Leucobacter viscericola sequence CTCGCCATGAAGGAGCTACCTGACCGCGAGTTTGTGAGGGCCGAGCTGCGGGCGCTGCTCGCTGATCTCGAGCTCGAGCGAAACACGGCAGATCAGGATCCCGAAGCACCGGGTTTGCAGCGATGACCGACGGGCCCAACACGCCACAATCGGCTCGGGATCAGGCAAACACAACCGAGCGCGCCGTCTGGGAGCAGCTTGACCGCGTTCAGGATCCCGAGATCATGCGACCTATCACCGAGCTCGGAATGGTGCAGGGGGTCTCGGTCGACGAGGCGGGCCACGCGGAGGTCTCGATCCTGCTCACAATCGCCGGCTGCCCCGCGGCACGCCGCATCGAAGCTGACACTCAAGCAGCGGCAGCGGCAGCCACCGGCGTCACGCAGGCCTCCGTCGAGGTCGGCGTCATGACTCCGAGCGAGCGCAAGGCCTTCATTGAGCGGGTGCGCGGCGACCGGGGTTCCCGACCGGTGCAGTTTGGCCCCGATTCGCTGACCCGCGTCATCGCGGTCACAAGCGGCAAGGGCGGTGTCGGCAAGTCCTCGCTGACGGCGGGCCTCGCGACCGCTCTCGCGGCGCAGGGACTCACCGTTGGCCTGATCGACGCTGACGTGTTTGGCTTCTCGATCCCGAGCATCATGGGGCTGAGCCGTGACGGTCAGACCGTTCAGCCGACGCAGGTGGGCGACATGATCCTCCCCCCGGTGGCGCACGGCGTCAAGGTCATCTCAATTGGCATGTTTTTGGGCGACGAGGATCCGCGTACCACCGCGGTGTCCTGGCGCGGCCCGATGCTGCACCGCACCATCGAGCAGTTCTTGCGTGATGTCTGGTTCGGCGATCTCGACGTGCTGCTGCTCGATCTGCCGCCCGGCACAGGCGATGTTGCGATCAGCGTCGGGCAGTTACTGCCGCAGGCAGAGGTTCTCGTCGTGACGACCCCCCAGGAGGCCGCAGCGGAC is a genomic window containing:
- a CDS encoding P-loop NTPase; amino-acid sequence: MTDGPNTPQSARDQANTTERAVWEQLDRVQDPEIMRPITELGMVQGVSVDEAGHAEVSILLTIAGCPAARRIEADTQAAAAAATGVTQASVEVGVMTPSERKAFIERVRGDRGSRPVQFGPDSLTRVIAVTSGKGGVGKSSLTAGLATALAAQGLTVGLIDADVFGFSIPSIMGLSRDGQTVQPTQVGDMILPPVAHGVKVISIGMFLGDEDPRTTAVSWRGPMLHRTIEQFLRDVWFGDLDVLLLDLPPGTGDVAISVGQLLPQAEVLVVTTPQEAAADVAVRSALVARQTGQKVLGVVENMSGFVQPDGTVLDLFGAGGGKLVAERLSDEEHGVVPLLGSVPLSPGFRIAGDSGDPAVLTEPNDPAAAEVLRIAHELSRHGRGLAGRPLTVTPR